The genomic interval GCTAACTTTGCTTTTTCATCCCCATTTCTATACTTTTCTAAAAGTACATCTTTCACATTAGCGACTTTACCACTAATTCCTGCAATTTTAATTGCTCCAGCATGTGAAAAACAATCATTAGCCGAAGATTTTCCTTCATCAATATCCCTAATCATTTTTAAATCAATAGGTCCATGAACAACACCCATAGCGCCAAGACATGCATCCATAGCACCTTTAATTTTCCCGTTTTCAATCAGTATATCGACACTATTAGATGAAATATCTGCTACAATAAAATTAGACCATCCTGTTTCCTTTAATCCATTATAACAAATACTTACTTTTTCAGGACTAGCCTGATGAGAATAAGCTGCTCTAAATAATTCATTTAAAGAATTAGAGTCTTTATGAAGACCAGGAATCATGATTGAATCAATATCCAATGATTCTAATTCGGAAAATACGGAAGTTCCACCTCCAGTTACTTTTCCAGCTCCATCAATAGATAAAATACCTCTATCTTCAACTTTGTCTGTAGGCAAAATCTGGTTTATTCCATCACCCATGGCATAAGTGATAGCCATTAATTTTACAGAGTCCAGATCAACACGTTTTGTTATTTCTTCAGTTGCAGAAACTAAACCTTTTTTACTTTCTTCTCTTCCTAATTTAAAAACATCGAGTACCTCGCCATCATCAGACATTATGCAAAAAGAGATTCCAGTAGTTCCATGGTCCATTCCAATAAATACCATGATTACCACACTACAATATAAATAATTAAATAAAAAAATAGTAAAAGGATTAAAAAGACTTAATCATCTTTTTGTAATCCGCAAGCTTTTCTTAATCTTTCACCAACAATTTCGATTTCTTTTTGACCTTCAGCAGCTCTCATTTCTTTTAAATTAGCTCCATCAGTAGCATTTTCATCAGCAAATTGTTTTTTGAAAGTTCCATCTTGGATTTGTTTTAAAGCGACTTTCATACCTTCTTTTGCTTCATCAGTGATGATGGTTTTTCCTCTAGTTAATCCACCATATTCAGCAGTGTTACTTACATCATTCCACATTCCAGCAAAACCTTTTTCATAGATTAAATCAACAATGAGTTTTACTTCATGGCAAGTTTCGAAGTAAGCGATTTCAGGTTGATAACCAGCTTCAACTAAAGTTGTAAATCCAGCATTGATCAATTCAGTAATACCACCACATAATACTGTTTGCTCACCAAATAAATCAGTTTCAGTTTCTTCTTTGAAAGTAGTTTCTAAAACACCCGCTTTAGTTAAACCACATGCTTTTGCCATACCTAATGCGAGTTGTAATGCATCACCAGTAGCATCTCTTTCCACTGCAACTAAACCAGGAATACCAAATCCTTCTTCGTAAGTTCTCCTTACCATAGATCCAGGCCCTTTAGGTGCAAACATTACAATATTTACAT from Methanobrevibacter gottschalkii DSM 11977 carries:
- a CDS encoding methanogenesis marker 12 protein yields the protein MVFIGMDHGTTGISFCIMSDDGEVLDVFKLGREESKKGLVSATEEITKRVDLDSVKLMAITYAMGDGINQILPTDKVEDRGILSIDGAGKVTGGGTSVFSELESLDIDSIMIPGLHKDSNSLNELFRAAYSHQASPEKVSICYNGLKETGWSNFIVADISSNSVDILIENGKIKGAMDACLGAMGVVHGPIDLKMIRDIDEGKSSANDCFSHAGAIKIAGISGKVANVKDVLLEKYRNGDEKAKLAIDTLIMTVAMEIAGLDVICENEIEGIVLTGSIGSAIEPFNFEDEINKYFKNKYHLKVISKESGAIGAAQIAMDVYNGKEEILGIEVNIS
- the ilvC gene encoding ketol-acid reductoisomerase, whose protein sequence is MKMYYDADVNTDALKGKTIAVIGYGSQGRAQSRNMADSGANVIVGVRKNGSSWNLVQEDGMTVKTIEDAAKEADIIHILLPDEIQEKVYKEQIAPYVESGNTISFSHGYNIHFGLIDPAADVNIVMFAPKGPGSMVRRTYEEGFGIPGLVAVERDATGDALQLALGMAKACGLTKAGVLETTFKEETETDLFGEQTVLCGGITELINAGFTTLVEAGYQPEIAYFETCHEVKLIVDLIYEKGFAGMWNDVSNTAEYGGLTRGKTIITDEAKEGMKVALKQIQDGTFKKQFADENATDGANLKEMRAAEGQKEIEIVGERLRKACGLQKDD